From a single Miscanthus floridulus cultivar M001 chromosome 8, ASM1932011v1, whole genome shotgun sequence genomic region:
- the LOC136476012 gene encoding ABC transporter A family member 8-like produces the protein MGANCLAQTNALFRKNLVIQRRNHRSNCCLICFPLLICLLLGGVQMIVAIAYYASSAAHRPQTDCGYCTASTNSSSADTVGGLVCPTECPLPIAPKWPPVLQLPPAPDDMDIGSSTSTNLTGASITRAKPPAATFLVTGANRSFSESVMSNTLPKHDELNFAADISTIADFALGTDAVRFISNGAEELGSDFDHRNHLVFLQSSCTQNVTLSFPVQEGRSNFTKDAECIEGLFLWREDSSVINSESYRVYYKEDMQANQIASAYDLTSSDLNKFNLIVSYNSTYKGATQLSLSLSSLSFSPSLLRVPWLLNLREIVEQLLQKSDSSYSVICDNLKKVYHGKDGNAEKIAVTGLSLSMQRGQCFGILGPNGAGKTSLISMLTGFTKPTSGTAYIDGMDIRLDMNKIYTGIGVCPQFDLLWETLTGREHLMFYGRLKNLRGGALDVAVEHSLKSVRLFDDGIADKRVAKYSGGMKRRLSVAISLIGDPKVVYMDEPSSGLDPASRRALWNAVMSAKENRAIILTTHSMEEAEALCDRIGIMVNGSLQCIGNSKELKAKYGGTYVLTITTAAGEEEAVEQLVRSLCPVANRVHRISGTQKFEMPKQGLRISEVFEAMENAKSWLNIAAWGLSDATLEDTFIKVASESDVSSV, from the exons ATGGGTGCCAACTGCCTCGCGCAGACCAATGCACTCTTCAGGAAGAATCTCGTGATCCAG AGGCGCAACCACAGGTCGAATTGCTGCCTCATCTGCTTCCCGCTCCTCATATGCCTGCTGCTCGGAGGGGTTCAGATGATCGTGGCGATAGCTTACTACGCCAGTTCGGCGGCGCACAGACCCCAGACCGACTGCGGCTACTGCACCGCTAGCACCAACAGCTCCAGCGCTGACACGGTAGGAGGGCTCGTTTGCCCAACCGAATGCCCCCTGCCGATAGCGCCGAAATGGCCGCCGGTGCTGCAGCTGCCGCCGGCACCGGACGACATGGACATCGGTTCCTCGACGTCGACCAATCTCACGGGCGCTTCCATCACAAGGGCGAAACCCCCCGCCGCGACGTTCCTTGTCACTGGTGCCAACCGGTCATTCTCAGAAA GTGTCATGAGTAACACGTTACCCAAGCACGATGAGTTGAATTTTGCAGCCGACATCTCCACCATTGCTGATTTCGCACTG GGTACAGATGCAGTGCGCTTTATCTCTAATGGCGCTGAGGAACTCGGTTCtgattttgaccaccgcaaccaccTTGTTTTTCTTCAGAGCAGCTGCACTCAGAACGTGACACTCTCTTTTCCGGTCCAAGAAGGTCGCAGCAATTTCACCAAAG ATGCGGAATGTATTGAAGGATTATTTCTCTGGCGAGAGGATTCATCAGTCATTAACAGTGAATCATATAGAGTTTATTACAAAGAGGATATGCAAGCCAATCAAATTGCTTCAG CATATGACCTCACAAGCTCAGACCTCAACAAGTTTAACTTGATTGTCTCATACAACTCAACATACAAGGGTGCTACTCAATTGTCATTGTCGTTATCCTCACTTTCATTTTCACCAAGCTTGCTTCGAGTTCCATGGTTACTGAATCTG AGAGAAATAGTTGAACAACTCTTACAAAAATCGGATAGCAGTTATTCAGTAATATGCGACAATCTTAAGAAAGTGTACCATGGAAAAGATGGAAATGCAGAGAAAATTGCTGTCACAGGGTTATCACTTTCTATGCAACGTGGGCAGTGTTTTGGAATTCTTGGTCCAAATGGCGCTGGAAAAACCTCTCTCATTAGCATG CTGACAGGATTTACTAAACCTACATCTGGCACGGCTTATATTGATGGAATGGACATACGATTGGACATGAACAAAATCTATACAGGAATTGGTGTTTGTCCACAATTTGA CTTGCTATGGGAAACACTGACGGGTCGAGAGCATTTGATGTTTTATGGCAGACTTAAGAATTTGAGGGGTGGAGCATTAGATGTG GCTGTGGAACATTCTCTGAAAAGTGTAAGGCTATTTGATGACGGTATTGCTGATAAGCGTGTGGCAAAATACAGTGGTGGCATGAAGCGTCGTCTCAGTGTTGCTATATCTCTAATTGGTGATCCTAAG GTTGTTTACATGGACGAACCAAGTTCCGGATTGGACCCAGCGTCAAGGAGAGCACTGTGGAATGCTGTGATGTCTGCCAAAGAGAACAGGGCCATAATTCTGACAA CGCATTCGATGGAAGAGGCTGAAGCTCTATGCGACAGGATAGGAATCATGGTAAACGGGAGCCTGCAGTGCATTGGAAACTCCAAAGAG CTGAAAGCCAAGTATGGAGGCACATATGTGCTCACAATAACAACTGCGGCGGGcgaagaggaggcggtggagCAGCTCGTCCGGTCCCTGTGCCCTGTGGCGAACAGAGTGCACCGCATCTCTGGGACGCAGAAGTTTGAGATGCCGAAGCAGGGGCTGAGGATTAGTGAGGTGTTTGAGGCCATGGAGAATGCCAAGAGCTGGCTGAACATCGCTGCCTGGGGCCTATCTGATGCAACGCTGGAAGATACCTTCATCAAAGTTGCCAGCGAGAGTGACGTATCCTCCGTGTAG